One Jannaschia sp. GRR-S6-38 genomic window carries:
- a CDS encoding HlyD family secretion protein, whose amino-acid sequence MIAKLKRRPRPDSHRTETRVQRRAWDRAIYLVLLAGFALLLLDYALGDRVVLRADGLVLRDRSMIAATSTVRVTDIRVRPGQRVAAGDVLLRAESTSVLDRLADLAVRGAELDRRRAALAREMRVADRLLPIARDRLTRLDAAADRLEGPAREGLITATQREEVDTRRDEARMEFGRLAAISAGLEEEIAAVSRASGMAHAAVTRLRSHYDEGLQRAPRAGIIDEVIPSAGQVFSPGEPIAAVLSGSQYVLAYLPRVYLFDLKPGQAVRVAAGKTTVAGTIEAILPVSASVPDEFHNSFRARERRQLARISIPDGVFPTRSTVRIRSDGRIAAWLDRRGSEPPGSPETPS is encoded by the coding sequence ATGATCGCCAAGCTCAAGCGGCGCCCGCGCCCCGACAGCCATCGCACCGAGACGCGCGTCCAACGCCGCGCCTGGGACCGCGCGATCTATCTCGTTCTGCTGGCCGGCTTCGCGCTGCTTCTTCTCGACTATGCCCTGGGCGACCGCGTGGTCCTGCGCGCCGATGGGCTGGTGCTGCGCGACCGCAGCATGATCGCGGCGACCTCCACCGTGCGCGTCACCGATATCCGCGTCCGCCCCGGCCAGCGGGTCGCGGCGGGCGATGTCCTTTTGCGGGCCGAGTCGACCTCGGTGCTGGACCGGCTGGCCGATCTGGCCGTCCGCGGCGCCGAGCTGGACCGCCGCCGCGCCGCCCTGGCGCGCGAGATGCGCGTCGCCGACCGGCTGCTGCCCATCGCGCGCGACCGCCTGACCCGTCTCGACGCGGCCGCCGACCGTCTGGAGGGACCGGCACGCGAGGGCCTGATCACCGCCACCCAGCGCGAGGAGGTCGACACCCGCCGCGACGAGGCCCGCATGGAGTTCGGGCGCCTGGCCGCGATCTCGGCCGGGCTCGAGGAGGAGATCGCCGCGGTGAGCCGCGCCTCCGGAATGGCCCATGCCGCCGTGACGCGGCTGCGCAGCCATTACGACGAGGGGCTGCAGCGGGCGCCCCGGGCCGGCATCATCGACGAGGTCATCCCCTCGGCGGGGCAGGTCTTCAGCCCGGGCGAGCCCATCGCCGCCGTCCTCTCGGGGTCGCAATACGTCCTGGCCTATCTGCCGCGCGTCTATCTGTTCGACCTCAAGCCGGGGCAGGCGGTCCGGGTCGCGGCGGGCAAGACCACGGTCGCGGGGACGATCGAGGCGATCCTGCCGGTCTCCGCCTCGGTCCCCGACGAATTCCACAACAGCTTCCGCGCCCGCGAACGCCGGCAGCTGGCCCGGATCTCCATCCCCGACGGCGTCTTCCCGACCCGCTCGACCGTTCGCATCCGCTCCGACGGCCGCATCGCGGCCTGGCTGGACCGGCGCGGCTCCGAGCCGCCCGGCAGCCCGGAAACCCCTTCCTGA
- a CDS encoding ATP-binding protein — translation MFSLFLDLIQTGSVMLLPVLLITAIRGQFERRRVLRDALLGAVFATVGLVVMAGGVELVPGIRTDPRAAVVTLSGLFGGPISLIITSAALAGFRLAQGGMGAVPGAIYIFGTGAATLALWLWVHRGGRRRITNRHVRLAAAVASVTPVVVLLFVSKASWSVFLMSNALSMPTNFLVVMLVGALLVRDREREIAILHRSEKQAQINAIAKNAPAVFFQLVQDASGLPRFTYLSAAAERILGRPPETMMGEGRTLFTLFPELDQADLRARLADPDAEANWPLDLAYAHPDGPRWLRLDAGGRRDVHDALVWDGTIIDITAQREADQMKDDFVSVVSHELRTPLTSIRGALGLALNSKDPPLPGPVENMLRIANRNAERLVDLVNEILDSQKIQAGQMELVLETGPIRPVVEAAITAVSEFAPGKRIAVHFEDEAPQAAALIDDTRLALVFENLLSNALKFAPPDSRVTVTSRVVGSEIRISVADAGPGIPADFHEHVFDRFRQAQSAHNRSTGGTGLGLSIARSLVEAMSGRIWFDTVEGAGTTFHVALPCAAAPPAADDAPLRTPRGATEGWVPHLLYVEDDDSLQQIIRSRIDSTVRISAARTLEEAEAVFRRECVDVLLLDLDLPDGMATNFLNRIPARIPVIVFSAFEVDAEATTRRARVMTKSRVPEGEVVAAVLAAIESVRPGRARAVA, via the coding sequence ATGTTCTCGCTGTTTCTCGACCTGATCCAGACCGGATCGGTGATGCTGCTTCCCGTTCTGCTCATCACCGCGATCCGCGGACAGTTCGAACGTCGCCGCGTCCTGCGCGACGCGCTCCTGGGGGCGGTCTTCGCGACGGTCGGCCTCGTCGTGATGGCGGGCGGGGTGGAGCTGGTGCCCGGAATACGCACCGATCCGCGCGCCGCCGTCGTCACGCTATCGGGGCTCTTCGGCGGCCCGATCAGCCTGATCATCACCTCCGCTGCGCTGGCGGGGTTCCGACTGGCGCAGGGCGGGATGGGGGCCGTTCCGGGGGCGATCTACATCTTCGGGACGGGGGCCGCGACGCTGGCGCTCTGGCTCTGGGTCCATCGCGGCGGCCGCAGGCGCATCACCAACCGGCATGTCAGGCTGGCGGCGGCGGTGGCGAGCGTGACGCCCGTGGTCGTCCTTCTCTTCGTGTCGAAGGCCTCATGGTCGGTCTTCCTGATGTCGAATGCGCTGTCGATGCCGACGAATTTCCTGGTGGTGATGCTGGTCGGGGCGCTTCTGGTCCGTGACCGCGAACGCGAGATCGCGATCCTGCACCGCAGCGAGAAACAGGCGCAGATCAACGCCATCGCGAAGAACGCGCCGGCGGTGTTCTTCCAGCTCGTGCAGGACGCGTCGGGCCTTCCGCGCTTCACCTATCTGTCGGCGGCGGCCGAACGAATCCTCGGCCGCCCGCCGGAGACGATGATGGGCGAGGGGCGGACGCTCTTCACCCTGTTCCCCGAGCTCGACCAGGCCGATCTGCGGGCCCGGCTGGCCGATCCCGACGCGGAGGCGAATTGGCCTCTGGACCTTGCCTATGCGCATCCCGACGGGCCGCGCTGGCTGCGCCTCGACGCCGGGGGGCGTCGCGATGTCCACGACGCGCTGGTCTGGGACGGCACCATCATCGACATCACCGCGCAGCGCGAAGCCGATCAGATGAAGGACGATTTCGTCTCCGTCGTCAGCCACGAATTGCGCACGCCGCTGACCTCGATCCGCGGCGCGCTCGGACTGGCGCTCAACAGCAAGGACCCGCCTCTGCCCGGGCCCGTCGAGAACATGCTGCGCATCGCGAACCGCAACGCCGAACGGCTGGTCGATCTGGTGAACGAGATCCTCGATTCGCAGAAGATCCAGGCCGGGCAGATGGAGCTGGTCCTGGAAACCGGGCCGATCCGCCCGGTCGTCGAGGCCGCGATCACCGCGGTGTCGGAATTCGCGCCCGGCAAGCGGATCGCCGTCCATTTCGAGGACGAGGCCCCGCAGGCCGCGGCCCTGATCGACGACACCCGGCTGGCGCTGGTCTTCGAGAACCTGCTTTCCAACGCGCTGAAATTCGCGCCGCCCGACAGCCGCGTGACGGTCACGAGTCGGGTCGTCGGGTCCGAGATCCGCATCTCCGTCGCCGATGCCGGCCCGGGCATCCCGGCCGATTTCCACGAGCACGTGTTCGACCGGTTCCGGCAGGCGCAATCGGCGCATAATCGCAGCACCGGGGGGACCGGCCTGGGGTTGAGCATCGCGCGGAGCCTGGTCGAGGCCATGTCGGGCCGCATATGGTTCGACACGGTCGAGGGGGCGGGGACGACCTTCCACGTCGCGCTGCCCTGCGCCGCCGCCCCGCCGGCGGCCGATGATGCGCCGCTCCGGACGCCCCGCGGCGCGACCGAGGGTTGGGTGCCGCATCTGCTCTATGTCGAGGATGACGACTCCCTGCAACAGATCATCCGCTCGCGGATCGACAGCACCGTGCGGATCAGCGCCGCCCGCACGCTGGAGGAGGCCGAGGCCGTCTTCCGCCGCGAATGCGTGGACGTGCTGCTCCTGGATCTCGACCTGCCCGACGGGATGGCGACGAATTTCCTCAACCGGATCCCCGCCCGGATCCCGGTGATCGTCTTCTCGGCCTTCGAGGTGGATGCCGAGGCGACGACGCGGCGGGCGCGCGTGATGACGAAATCGCGCGTGCCGGAGGGCGAGGTCGTCGCGGCCGTGCTCGCCGCCATCGAATCCGTCCGCCCCGGCCGCGCCCGGGCGGTGGCCTGA
- a CDS encoding transglutaminase-like domain-containing protein: MENLADFETSTVRERAASLTRGAVTAREKLERLFPFVRDDIAFGFPPGGDLVAASETLRLGYGQCNTKATLLLALCKTCGIPARIHFSLIRKDIQKGFFTGLAYRLLPEELSHSWIEVELEGRWRRIDTFINDLPLFHAAKRALRSRGWQTGYSLALGDGEASADLNLDHEAFQQMDAVTRDNGTWDDPADYYASPHYRNRPGLLRLMAYRLMIGRINKRVRALRLTAPA; this comes from the coding sequence ATGGAGAACCTCGCAGATTTCGAGACGAGCACCGTCCGCGAGAGGGCCGCGTCCCTGACGCGCGGCGCGGTGACGGCGCGCGAAAAGCTGGAGCGCCTGTTCCCCTTCGTTCGCGACGACATCGCCTTCGGCTTTCCGCCCGGCGGCGACCTCGTGGCGGCGTCGGAGACGCTGCGGCTGGGCTACGGGCAATGCAACACCAAGGCGACGCTGCTCCTTGCGCTCTGCAAGACTTGCGGGATCCCGGCGCGCATCCATTTCTCGCTGATCCGCAAGGACATCCAGAAAGGCTTCTTCACGGGGCTGGCCTACCGGCTCCTGCCCGAGGAGCTCTCGCATTCCTGGATCGAGGTCGAACTCGAGGGCCGCTGGCGACGGATCGACACGTTCATCAACGATCTTCCGCTCTTCCATGCGGCGAAGCGGGCGTTGCGGAGCCGCGGCTGGCAGACGGGCTACTCGCTGGCGCTGGGGGATGGCGAGGCGAGCGCCGATCTGAACCTCGATCACGAGGCGTTTCAGCAGATGGACGCCGTCACGCGCGACAATGGAACATGGGACGATCCCGCCGACTACTACGCAAGCCCACATTACCGGAACCGCCCCGGATTGCTGAGGCTCATGGCCTATCGGCTGATGATCGGACGGATCAACAAGCGGGTCCGCGCCCTTCGTCTGACTGCTCCCGCCTAG
- a CDS encoding TackOD1 domain-containing metal-binding protein yields the protein MDGNADAITPDEASLPGPKARRVLLVEDSSVTTELVTLVLSQAGHRVSCAADGLSALEALQDEDFDVVLSDFHLPDITGIEVVRRYRENHPGGPSPAFIAITGDVRGLLNDASDCEVFDRVVPKPLDIDAVCKLVESPIPRLDLPAPAAVRATPRRDEIADLPFALLHWPLRARGALTPGLAGIDAVLVETAQDLEGLWAIPGAHLLPVLDDTGELGAAADLDLTRAGPKAVEAMHELVEAFHARRGALHPDFLLAEDPGDRLLARMHVAGGSLVPKRDGARPSLVAWNALMPDASVDAALARLEGDELVRRSFFERIHQCQACGSARLIAREECPSCGSAHLGEESYLHHFRCAHQGVEREFAQGSELICPKCRRRLAHFGQDYDRPGQLVICHACDGATSEPEVGFVCADCDARCRTDAARVRDVTAAQITDRGAGYLRSGHAGLGRQRAMFRFSDLPLDMIVALNRAASAWNEHRTPFALARIAHDRLFELQETQGARQVAEARRLWLSSLREALGEGSVCATGRNDDYALLAGKDTDAAERRLEAARARADRDIRFDLGSTVRVFGPEDLAR from the coding sequence ATGGACGGAAACGCCGACGCGATAACACCGGACGAGGCGTCGCTGCCGGGCCCGAAGGCCCGGCGCGTCCTCCTCGTCGAGGACAGCTCGGTCACGACGGAGCTCGTGACCCTCGTGCTCAGCCAGGCCGGGCACCGGGTCAGCTGCGCCGCGGACGGGCTCTCCGCGCTCGAGGCGCTGCAGGACGAGGATTTCGACGTCGTCCTGTCCGATTTCCACCTGCCCGACATCACCGGGATCGAGGTGGTGCGACGCTACCGCGAAAACCATCCCGGCGGGCCGTCGCCGGCTTTCATCGCGATCACCGGCGATGTCCGCGGCCTGCTCAACGATGCGAGCGATTGCGAGGTCTTCGACCGGGTCGTGCCGAAGCCGCTGGATATCGACGCGGTCTGCAAGCTGGTCGAAAGCCCGATCCCCCGTCTGGACCTGCCGGCCCCCGCCGCCGTCCGCGCCACCCCGCGACGGGACGAGATCGCCGATCTGCCCTTCGCCCTCCTGCATTGGCCGCTGCGCGCGCGCGGCGCGCTGACGCCGGGCCTGGCCGGGATCGACGCCGTGTTGGTCGAGACGGCGCAGGACCTCGAAGGCCTGTGGGCGATCCCGGGGGCGCATCTGCTGCCCGTCCTCGACGACACCGGAGAGCTGGGCGCCGCCGCCGATCTCGACCTGACCCGGGCGGGCCCCAAGGCCGTCGAGGCGATGCACGAACTGGTCGAGGCGTTTCATGCCCGCCGCGGCGCGCTGCATCCCGATTTCCTGCTGGCCGAGGATCCGGGCGACCGGCTTTTAGCGCGGATGCACGTGGCGGGCGGCAGCCTGGTGCCGAAGCGGGACGGCGCGCGCCCGTCGCTCGTCGCCTGGAACGCGCTGATGCCGGATGCGTCCGTCGATGCCGCGCTCGCCCGGCTGGAGGGTGACGAGCTGGTGCGTCGATCCTTCTTCGAGCGCATCCACCAGTGCCAGGCCTGCGGTTCGGCCCGCCTCATCGCGCGCGAGGAATGCCCGTCCTGCGGCTCCGCGCATCTGGGCGAGGAAAGCTACCTGCACCATTTCCGCTGCGCCCATCAGGGCGTCGAGCGCGAATTCGCCCAGGGCTCGGAACTGATCTGCCCGAAATGCCGCCGCCGGCTCGCGCATTTCGGACAGGATTACGACCGGCCGGGCCAGCTGGTCATCTGCCACGCCTGCGACGGCGCGACTTCGGAGCCCGAGGTCGGCTTCGTCTGCGCCGATTGCGACGCCCGGTGCCGCACCGACGCGGCGCGGGTGCGCGACGTGACCGCGGCGCAGATCACCGATCGCGGCGCCGGTTATCTCCGCTCCGGCCATGCCGGGCTCGGCCGCCAGCGCGCGATGTTCCGCTTCTCGGACCTGCCCCTCGACATGATCGTGGCCCTGAACCGCGCGGCCAGCGCCTGGAACGAGCACCGGACCCCCTTCGCGCTCGCCCGGATCGCGCATGACCGCCTCTTCGAGCTGCAGGAGACGCAGGGCGCGCGGCAAGTGGCCGAGGCGCGGCGCCTGTGGCTCTCCTCGCTCCGCGAGGCGCTGGGCGAGGGCAGCGTCTGCGCGACGGGGCGCAACGACGACTATGCGCTGCTGGCGGGAAAGGACACCGATGCGGCGGAGCGCCGGCTGGAGGCGGCCCGCGCGCGCGCCGATCGCGACATCCGTTTCGATCTGGGCAGCACCGTCCGGGTCTTCGGCCCCGAGGATCTGGCCCGATGA
- a CDS encoding Hpt domain-containing protein produces the protein MNRQIIELVERHCDTLRVEFAAVEDAFAELGRGAETGALDRLVAATHKIKGSSGTLGFAEISARAARYEHALRDAVAAAPFGSDPHAFRALHDGLARAVAEIHPAQSTLHARFSQTGTG, from the coding sequence GTGAACCGACAGATCATCGAATTGGTGGAGCGTCATTGCGACACCCTGCGCGTCGAATTCGCGGCGGTCGAGGACGCCTTCGCGGAGCTCGGGCGCGGCGCGGAGACGGGGGCGTTGGACCGGCTGGTCGCCGCCACGCACAAGATCAAGGGCAGCAGCGGGACGCTGGGCTTCGCGGAGATCTCGGCGCGGGCGGCCCGCTACGAGCACGCGCTGCGCGACGCGGTTGCGGCGGCGCCCTTCGGGTCCGATCCGCACGCGTTCCGCGCCCTGCATGACGGGTTGGCCCGCGCCGTGGCCGAGATTCACCCCGCGCAATCGACGCTCCATGCGCGGTTCAGCCAGACGGGGACGGGGTGA
- a CDS encoding response regulator has product MNILHVDDEPDIREIVKLALEMGGDTIVDSVPSGEAALDRIAAAAPDLVLLDVMMPGMSGPELKTRMNGCAAMRSIPVIFMTAAARAETKAELMALDARGVLEKPFDPMALSADVHAMMG; this is encoded by the coding sequence ATGAACATCCTGCATGTGGACGACGAGCCCGACATCCGCGAGATCGTGAAGCTGGCGCTCGAGATGGGCGGCGACACGATCGTGGACTCCGTGCCCTCCGGCGAGGCGGCGCTGGACCGGATCGCCGCCGCCGCGCCCGACCTCGTCCTTCTCGACGTGATGATGCCGGGCATGTCGGGCCCGGAGCTGAAGACGCGGATGAACGGCTGCGCGGCGATGCGGAGCATCCCCGTGATCTTCATGACCGCCGCCGCGCGCGCCGAGACCAAGGCCGAGCTGATGGCGCTCGACGCGCGGGGCGTGCTGGAGAAACCCTTCGACCCGATGGCGCTGTCGGCGGATGTCCATGCGATGATGGGCTGA
- a CDS encoding glycosyltransferase family 2 protein codes for MSELGLAIDFLGAQSGETLFALFWFVVVIEMPRYLLLFATITILPRPRPHPEFEGALSVMIAGHCEAETIERCVAALREQSRPPDQIVVVSDGSSDAMQGVMRDMLRRGLIDEAHATDLRSGKSAGVNMAARSCTGDILVNVDSDCSFDRHALRELVRPFNDPAVGAVCGCIRPRNRTHGLVTRFQAIEYLTSISLGRQAADRIGQVSCVSGAFGAFRRDAYLAAGGLDAGGGEDLDLTLRLRQRGWAIRFAAAAICYTDVPATLRALVRQRFRWERDAIRLRYRKHRGLMNPFSNRFRLSGLFNEVEFLLFNVVAAIALPVYLAWLVSIYGTGAWTILLAAQIGLLGLDAAVLAMAAALSPGSGAWRLFADLPGYSLFNGLFMRFVRLAAYAEEWIFHASYADSYVPDKVHRVRE; via the coding sequence ATGAGCGAGCTCGGCCTGGCGATCGACTTCCTCGGCGCGCAGAGCGGCGAGACGCTCTTCGCGCTCTTCTGGTTCGTCGTGGTCATCGAGATGCCGCGCTACCTGCTGCTCTTCGCCACCATCACGATCCTGCCCCGGCCGCGCCCCCATCCCGAATTCGAGGGCGCACTCAGCGTGATGATCGCCGGCCATTGCGAGGCGGAGACGATCGAGCGCTGCGTGGCCGCGCTGCGCGAACAGAGCCGCCCGCCCGACCAGATCGTCGTCGTCAGCGACGGCTCCAGCGACGCGATGCAGGGTGTCATGCGCGACATGCTGCGGCGCGGTCTCATCGACGAGGCGCACGCCACGGACCTGCGCTCGGGCAAGTCGGCGGGCGTCAACATGGCCGCGCGCAGCTGCACCGGCGACATCCTGGTGAATGTCGACAGCGACTGCAGCTTCGACCGCCACGCCCTGCGCGAACTGGTCCGCCCCTTCAACGACCCGGCCGTGGGCGCGGTCTGCGGCTGCATTCGCCCGCGCAACCGGACCCACGGCCTCGTCACCCGGTTCCAGGCCATCGAGTACCTGACCTCGATCTCGCTGGGCCGGCAGGCCGCCGACCGGATCGGGCAGGTCTCCTGCGTGTCGGGGGCGTTCGGTGCGTTCCGGCGCGACGCCTACCTGGCGGCCGGGGGGCTCGATGCCGGCGGCGGCGAGGATCTGGACCTGACGCTGCGGCTTCGGCAGCGCGGCTGGGCCATCCGCTTCGCGGCCGCGGCGATCTGCTACACCGACGTGCCCGCCACGCTGCGGGCGCTGGTGCGCCAGCGCTTCCGCTGGGAGCGCGACGCGATCAGGCTGCGCTATCGCAAGCATCGGGGCCTCATGAACCCGTTCTCGAACCGCTTCCGGCTGAGCGGGCTCTTCAACGAGGTCGAGTTCCTGCTCTTCAACGTCGTCGCCGCGATCGCGTTGCCGGTCTACTTGGCCTGGCTCGTCTCGATCTACGGGACGGGGGCCTGGACCATCCTGCTGGCAGCACAGATCGGACTGCTGGGCCTCGATGCCGCGGTGCTGGCGATGGCCGCGGCGCTCAGCCCGGGCAGCGGGGCCTGGCGGCTCTTCGCGGATTTGCCGGGCTACAGCCTGTTCAACGGCCTGTTCATGCGCTTCGTCCGCCTCGCCGCCTATGCGGAAGAGTGGATTTTTCACGCCTCCTATGCGGACAGCTACGTGCCCGACAAGGTCCACCGGGTGCGGGAGTGA